In a genomic window of Amycolatopsis japonica:
- a CDS encoding nitroreductase/quinone reductase family protein, producing MLEGWRLILLTTTGAKTGQRRTNPLGYLEIDGKTVVVASNMGAPAHPGWYHNIRRDHRVTIETETETYEAIASIPPAAERDALFAKIVAEEPGFAEYQAKTTRKLPVVILHRIDDRVRGMGDFLVEVHEWLREELRTLRAGVEDIVAGRADALVMEKSLKAHCVSFCEALTKHHTGEDMGAFPLLAQRFPALAPTLTKLGEDHVVVAATQKRIRDLVEGYVHGEGDPARLRDEFDALAGKLEAHFAYEERSVVAALNVTVTG from the coding sequence ATGCTCGAGGGCTGGAGGCTGATCCTGCTCACCACCACCGGCGCCAAGACCGGTCAGCGGCGGACGAATCCGTTGGGGTATCTCGAAATCGACGGCAAGACCGTCGTCGTCGCTTCGAACATGGGCGCCCCGGCGCATCCGGGCTGGTACCACAACATCCGGCGTGACCATCGGGTCACGATCGAGACGGAGACCGAGACTTACGAGGCCATCGCGTCCATCCCGCCCGCCGCGGAGCGTGACGCGCTGTTCGCGAAGATTGTCGCCGAGGAGCCGGGATTCGCCGAGTATCAGGCGAAAACGACGCGCAAGCTGCCGGTCGTGATCCTGCACCGGATCGATGACCGGGTGCGAGGGATGGGCGACTTCCTGGTGGAAGTCCATGAGTGGCTGCGGGAGGAGCTCAGGACGTTACGCGCCGGGGTGGAAGACATCGTGGCCGGCCGCGCCGACGCGCTCGTCATGGAGAAATCCTTGAAGGCGCACTGTGTTTCGTTCTGCGAGGCGCTGACCAAACATCACACCGGCGAGGACATGGGCGCGTTTCCCCTGCTGGCACAACGGTTTCCCGCGCTCGCGCCGACGTTGACGAAGCTGGGGGAAGACCATGTCGTCGTCGCGGCGACGCAGAAGCGGATCCGCGACCTCGTGGAGGGCTACGTGCACGGCGAGGGTGATCCGGCACGCTTGCGTGACGAGTTCGACGCCCTCGCGGGGAAGCTTGAAGCGCATTTCGCCTACGAAGAGCGGAGCGTCGTGGCCGCGCTCAATGTGACAGTGACCGGCTGA
- a CDS encoding acyl-CoA desaturase: MTSVLRPPASEERQSPQPLLSGEQSRTENLLVKLFAVVPLVALAASVPFAWGWGLGWVDLGLAAGFYFLTGLGVTIGFHRYFTHGAFKANRGLRIALAVAGSMAMQGPVIGWVADHRRHHAFADREGDPHSPWRFGTTPAALARGFWHAHMGWLFDREKTNARRFAPDLLTDRDIARIDRLFPLLTVVTLLAPAVLGGVITLSWWGAVTAFFWASLVRVALLHHVTWSVNSLCHLIGDRPFAARDKSANFWPLAIASMGESWHNSHHADPTGARHGVRRGQLDISARLIWLFEKAGWATDVRWPKADRLGRKLNPGHSLSLRRRTQRA; this comes from the coding sequence ATGACCTCAGTTCTCAGACCCCCGGCCAGCGAAGAGCGGCAGTCGCCGCAACCCCTCCTGTCGGGAGAGCAGTCCCGCACCGAAAACCTTCTCGTCAAGCTGTTCGCGGTGGTGCCCCTCGTGGCACTGGCCGCCTCCGTCCCCTTCGCGTGGGGCTGGGGCCTCGGCTGGGTGGACCTCGGCCTCGCCGCCGGGTTCTACTTCCTCACCGGCCTCGGCGTGACCATCGGATTCCACCGCTACTTCACCCATGGCGCCTTCAAGGCCAACCGCGGCCTGCGGATCGCCCTCGCGGTCGCGGGCAGCATGGCCATGCAGGGCCCGGTCATCGGCTGGGTGGCCGACCACCGGCGGCATCACGCCTTCGCCGACCGCGAGGGCGACCCGCATTCCCCCTGGCGCTTCGGCACCACCCCGGCCGCGCTGGCCCGCGGCTTCTGGCACGCCCATATGGGCTGGCTGTTCGACCGCGAGAAGACCAACGCGCGGCGGTTCGCCCCGGATCTGCTCACCGATCGTGACATCGCCCGGATCGATCGCCTGTTCCCGCTGCTGACCGTCGTGACGTTGCTCGCGCCGGCCGTCCTCGGCGGCGTGATCACCTTGTCCTGGTGGGGCGCGGTCACCGCGTTCTTCTGGGCGAGCCTCGTCCGGGTGGCGCTGCTGCACCACGTCACCTGGTCGGTGAACTCGCTGTGCCATCTGATCGGCGACCGCCCGTTCGCCGCCCGCGACAAGTCCGCGAACTTCTGGCCGCTCGCCATCGCCTCGATGGGTGAGTCCTGGCACAACTCGCACCACGCCGACCCGACCGGCGCCCGGCACGGCGTCCGCCGCGGCCAGCTCGACATCTCCGCACGGCTGATCTGGCTGTTCGAGAAAGCGGGCTGGGCGACGGACGTCCGCTGGCCGAAGGCCGACCGTCTCGGTCGCAAACTCAATCCCGGCCACTCGTTGTCGCTGCGCCGTCGTACGCAGCGGGCTTGA
- a CDS encoding alpha/beta hydrolase: protein MRKKVLIALAVAVTLVGVVFGGAFAFQRKLIYLPEAGPVPGAATVLPGGRDVTLTTSDGLSLASWYFPVAGAKAAVLVAPGNAGNRSFRAPLARALTARGLSVLLLDYRGYGGNPGEPSENGLALDVRAAQDFLTREAGTPMIYFGESLGSAVVTELATERPPSALVLRSPFVDLASVGQRHYPFLPVRWLLRDEFPTKDAVARVKAPVTVVFGAEDSIVPAEQSREVARAAGARTIEVPGADHNDPVFSDGPELIDAIAGAIR, encoded by the coding sequence GTGCGCAAGAAGGTGTTGATCGCGCTGGCGGTGGCCGTCACCCTCGTCGGTGTGGTCTTCGGTGGCGCGTTCGCCTTCCAGCGCAAGCTGATCTACCTGCCCGAGGCGGGTCCGGTTCCCGGTGCGGCCACGGTCCTGCCCGGCGGCAGGGACGTCACGCTCACCACCTCGGACGGGCTCAGCCTGGCGAGCTGGTACTTCCCGGTCGCGGGCGCGAAAGCGGCCGTACTGGTCGCGCCGGGCAACGCCGGGAACCGGTCGTTCCGCGCGCCGCTGGCCCGCGCGCTGACCGCGCGCGGGCTCTCGGTGCTGCTCCTGGACTATCGCGGATACGGGGGCAATCCCGGCGAGCCGTCCGAGAACGGGCTCGCGCTCGACGTCCGCGCCGCACAGGACTTCCTGACGCGCGAGGCCGGAACGCCCATGATCTATTTCGGCGAGAGCCTCGGCTCGGCGGTCGTCACCGAATTGGCCACCGAACGTCCGCCGTCCGCGCTCGTGTTGCGTTCGCCGTTCGTCGACCTCGCGTCGGTCGGACAACGGCACTACCCGTTCCTGCCGGTCCGCTGGCTGCTGCGGGACGAGTTCCCGACGAAGGACGCCGTCGCCCGGGTGAAGGCGCCGGTGACCGTCGTGTTCGGCGCCGAGGACTCGATCGTCCCCGCCGAGCAGAGCCGTGAGGTGGCACGGGCCGCCGGTGCCAGGACGATCGAAGTCCCCGGCGCGGATCACAACGACCCGGTGTTCTCCGACGGGCCGGAGCTGATCGACGCCATCGCGGGCGCGATCCGCTGA
- a CDS encoding sigma-70 family RNA polymerase sigma factor: MRTDDAEFDRLVEPLRRELHAHCYRLLGSAHDADDALQDALLRAWRGMERFEGRSSMRTWLYTIATRTCLDIVAARGKRALPMDLGPSSEQVVLEHAPLTEVAWLGPYPEGPETRYERREAIELAFVAALQHLPGNQRAALVLFDVLGFPAAEIASIMDTSVAAVNSALQRARAIVAEKVPPPGEQRQLDDTRTREIAAGFASALERGDADALVALLTEDVTWSMPPLAHWYSGIEAVSGFAAEVPLGRCPSWHTEIVTANGQPAVACYLGESADAVHTPWSITVLSLRDDRIRDITSFLDADLFARFGLPPAKP; the protein is encoded by the coding sequence GTGCGCACCGACGACGCGGAGTTCGATCGGCTCGTCGAGCCGCTGCGGCGCGAGCTGCACGCCCACTGCTATCGCCTGCTGGGCTCGGCTCACGACGCCGACGACGCCCTGCAGGACGCGCTTCTGCGGGCCTGGCGGGGGATGGAGCGGTTCGAGGGCCGGAGCTCGATGCGCACCTGGCTCTACACCATCGCCACCCGCACCTGCCTCGACATCGTGGCGGCGCGCGGGAAACGCGCGCTGCCGATGGACCTCGGCCCGTCGAGCGAGCAGGTCGTGCTCGAACACGCCCCGTTGACCGAGGTGGCGTGGCTCGGCCCGTACCCCGAGGGCCCGGAGACCCGGTACGAGCGGCGCGAGGCCATCGAGCTGGCGTTCGTCGCCGCGTTGCAGCACCTGCCGGGCAACCAGCGGGCCGCACTGGTGCTCTTCGACGTCCTCGGTTTCCCGGCCGCCGAAATCGCGTCCATAATGGACACTTCGGTGGCGGCGGTGAACAGCGCGTTGCAACGCGCGCGGGCGATCGTGGCGGAGAAGGTCCCGCCGCCCGGCGAGCAGCGGCAACTGGACGACACCCGGACGCGCGAGATCGCCGCGGGCTTCGCCTCCGCGCTGGAGCGTGGTGACGCCGACGCGCTCGTGGCGCTGCTGACGGAGGACGTCACCTGGTCCATGCCGCCACTCGCGCACTGGTACAGCGGTATCGAGGCGGTCTCCGGCTTCGCCGCCGAGGTCCCGCTCGGCCGGTGCCCGAGCTGGCACACCGAGATCGTCACCGCCAACGGGCAGCCCGCCGTCGCCTGCTACCTCGGTGAGTCGGCGGACGCCGTCCACACCCCCTGGTCGATCACCGTGCTGTCCCTTCGTGACGATCGGATCCGCGACATCACCTCGTTCCTCGACGCGGACCTGTTCGCACGGTTCGGCCTTCCCCCGGCGAAGCCTTGA
- a CDS encoding enoyl-CoA hydratase-related protein — translation MPTLRHDAPVFLLDLGDDENRFSPSWLETVHSQLDTVVAYPDPAVLVTVGSGKFYSNGLDLDWLTSNPAKAAQYVADVHELLARVLTLGVHTVAAINGHAFGAGAMLAMAHDFRVMRADRGFFCFPEADINIPFTPGMAALIQGKLTPAAAIASMTTGRRFGGTDARDLGLVDAVAEKPALLEYAADLVRPLAGKDRGTLSAIKTTMFTPAVTALRAK, via the coding sequence ATGCCCACTCTGCGCCACGACGCCCCGGTGTTCCTGCTGGACCTCGGGGACGACGAGAACCGGTTCTCGCCGTCCTGGCTGGAAACCGTGCATTCCCAGCTGGACACCGTCGTCGCCTATCCGGATCCGGCGGTACTGGTGACCGTCGGCTCCGGGAAGTTCTACTCCAACGGCCTCGACCTCGACTGGCTCACCAGCAACCCCGCCAAGGCCGCGCAGTACGTCGCCGACGTGCACGAGCTGCTGGCCCGCGTGCTCACCCTCGGCGTGCACACGGTCGCCGCGATCAACGGGCACGCCTTCGGCGCCGGGGCGATGCTGGCGATGGCGCACGACTTCCGGGTGATGCGGGCGGATCGCGGGTTCTTCTGCTTCCCCGAAGCGGACATCAACATCCCGTTCACGCCGGGGATGGCGGCGTTGATCCAGGGCAAGCTCACCCCCGCCGCCGCGATCGCGTCGATGACCACCGGACGACGGTTCGGCGGCACCGACGCGCGCGACCTCGGACTCGTGGACGCCGTCGCCGAGAAGCCCGCCCTGCTGGAGTACGCGGCCGATCTCGTGCGCCCGCTGGCCGGGAAGGACCGCGGCACGCTGTCCGCGATCAAGACGACGATGTTCACCCCCGCCGTCACCGCGCTTCGCGCCAAGTAG
- a CDS encoding TetR/AcrR family transcriptional regulator: MPRPRVHDLDRLLDAAERLVVEVGARGVTVRSLAAAAGVSNGTIYHAFGSLGALLARVWLRAASAFLDLQTELADQAEGPAAAIAAAADAPAEFAHRRPEAARLLITVKKEHLLGPQVPEDLAGELLALDKRLVRVLVTLAERLWGRRDAQAVEVLTTCVVDLPTALFRRAFTAGEPISEDSRARLSAAVHAILLLPPPRKD; the protein is encoded by the coding sequence ATGCCCCGCCCCCGCGTGCACGACCTGGACCGGCTGCTCGACGCGGCCGAGCGCCTCGTCGTCGAGGTCGGCGCCCGGGGCGTCACCGTGCGATCCCTCGCGGCCGCCGCGGGCGTGTCCAACGGGACGATCTACCACGCTTTCGGCTCGCTCGGCGCGCTGCTGGCCCGAGTCTGGCTCCGCGCGGCGAGCGCCTTTCTCGACCTCCAGACCGAGCTGGCCGATCAGGCGGAAGGCCCGGCCGCCGCGATCGCGGCCGCGGCGGACGCGCCGGCGGAATTCGCCCACCGCCGTCCGGAAGCGGCCCGCCTGCTCATCACCGTCAAGAAGGAGCATCTGCTCGGCCCGCAGGTCCCCGAAGATCTCGCCGGCGAGCTCCTCGCACTCGACAAACGCCTGGTCAGGGTTCTCGTCACGCTCGCCGAACGGCTCTGGGGCAGGCGGGACGCGCAGGCGGTCGAAGTGCTGACGACCTGCGTCGTCGACCTGCCGACAGCCCTGTTCCGCCGCGCCTTCACCGCGGGCGAGCCGATCTCCGAAGACTCCCGGGCCCGGCTGTCCGCCGCGGTCCACGCCATACTCCTGCTCCCACCCCCACGGAAGGACTGA
- a CDS encoding DoxX family protein, translating into MTTAYVIVTVVGAFMAAFSAASIFFRAKWVVQPLADYGVPRGWWTPLGVAKAAGALGLIAGLWVPALGVAAGIGLVLYFTGAVITVLRAHWPSHVAFPLMYMAPVAASLVLGFAA; encoded by the coding sequence ATGACCACCGCTTATGTCATCGTCACCGTCGTCGGAGCGTTCATGGCCGCGTTCTCGGCCGCTTCGATCTTCTTCCGCGCCAAGTGGGTCGTGCAGCCGCTGGCCGATTACGGCGTTCCGCGCGGCTGGTGGACCCCGCTCGGGGTCGCCAAAGCCGCGGGCGCACTCGGCCTGATCGCCGGTCTGTGGGTGCCCGCGCTCGGCGTCGCGGCCGGGATCGGCCTGGTGCTCTACTTCACCGGTGCCGTGATCACCGTGCTCCGCGCGCACTGGCCGTCGCACGTCGCGTTCCCGCTGATGTACATGGCGCCTGTCGCCGCCTCGCTCGTGCTGGGCTTCGCGGCCTGA
- a CDS encoding VOC family protein, protein MYEIDFVEFPSSSAAGSSGFFEKAFGWTATAYGPAYTDVQSGGVVSFGFQQDTAQQTAAPLVTIRTDDLARARASVEAAGGIVTVEPFSFPGGRRFHFREPGGAELAVWSPDS, encoded by the coding sequence ATGTACGAAATCGACTTCGTCGAGTTCCCGTCGAGCTCGGCGGCGGGCTCGAGCGGGTTCTTCGAAAAGGCCTTCGGGTGGACGGCGACGGCGTACGGCCCGGCGTACACCGACGTCCAGAGCGGCGGCGTGGTCTCGTTCGGCTTCCAGCAGGACACCGCGCAGCAGACGGCCGCGCCGCTGGTGACGATCCGCACCGACGACCTCGCCCGGGCGAGGGCTTCCGTCGAGGCCGCGGGCGGAATCGTCACGGTCGAGCCGTTCTCGTTCCCCGGCGGTCGCCGGTTCCACTTCCGCGAGCCCGGCGGCGCCGAACTCGCGGTGTGGTCCCCGGACTCCTGA
- the lexA gene encoding transcriptional repressor LexA: MTAYHDLELFEEAASLPERQQKILLTIREWVVEYGYSPSTREIGEAVGLRSTSSVSKHLAALEEKGFLRRSSSISRPIDVRAFLHGTASKESTEDSVPVPVVGDIAAGTPISAVEHVDDVMTLPRELTGRGNVFGLRVRGDSMIDAAICDGDIVVVKQQKEAHSGQIVAAMIDEEATVKVYRRRDGHVYLEPRNPAYEVIDGDRASVLGVVVSVLRSV, from the coding sequence ATGACCGCCTACCACGATCTTGAGCTGTTCGAGGAAGCCGCTTCCCTGCCGGAGCGGCAGCAGAAGATCCTGCTGACCATCCGCGAATGGGTGGTGGAGTACGGCTACTCGCCGAGCACGCGCGAGATCGGCGAAGCGGTCGGGCTGCGCTCGACGTCCTCGGTGTCGAAGCATCTGGCGGCGTTGGAGGAGAAGGGTTTCCTCCGCCGCAGCAGCTCCATCTCGCGCCCCATCGACGTGCGTGCCTTCCTGCACGGCACCGCGTCGAAGGAGTCCACAGAGGACTCCGTGCCGGTCCCCGTCGTCGGTGACATCGCCGCGGGCACGCCGATCTCCGCCGTCGAACACGTCGACGACGTGATGACCCTTCCGCGTGAACTCACCGGGCGGGGCAACGTCTTCGGCCTGCGGGTGCGCGGTGACTCGATGATCGACGCGGCCATCTGCGACGGCGACATCGTCGTGGTGAAACAGCAGAAGGAGGCGCACTCCGGCCAGATCGTCGCCGCGATGATCGACGAGGAGGCCACGGTCAAGGTGTACCGCCGCCGCGACGGCCACGTGTACCTCGAACCGCGCAACCCCGCCTACGAGGTCATCGACGGCGACCGCGCGAGCGTGCTCGGCGTCGTGGTCTCGGTGCTGCGCAGCGTCTGA
- a CDS encoding nuclear transport factor 2 family protein, translating to MTTTTDALSVLKGMYAAEAEYFAAGGPGKASFASLAPFFSPDVVLHQADGLPYGGIWRGHEGMERFFVAMSGTWDVFDMLDQSFLSETDPLVILTHVHVRARATGRELDFPILQTITVADGRITEVRPFYWDTAAIAAACTNYHSADDRLPRS from the coding sequence GTGACGACGACAACAGACGCCCTGTCCGTGCTCAAGGGCATGTACGCGGCGGAAGCCGAGTACTTCGCGGCGGGCGGCCCCGGCAAGGCGTCCTTCGCGTCGCTCGCCCCGTTCTTCTCCCCCGATGTGGTGCTGCACCAGGCGGACGGCCTGCCCTACGGCGGGATCTGGCGCGGCCACGAGGGCATGGAGCGGTTCTTCGTCGCCATGAGCGGCACGTGGGACGTCTTCGACATGCTGGACCAGAGCTTCCTGAGCGAGACCGATCCGCTGGTGATCCTGACCCACGTGCACGTCCGGGCCAGGGCGACCGGCCGTGAGCTGGATTTCCCGATCCTGCAGACGATCACCGTCGCGGACGGGCGCATCACCGAGGTGCGGCCGTTCTACTGGGACACCGCGGCGATCGCGGCGGCCTGCACGAACTACCATTCCGCTGATGACCGCCTACCACGATCTTGA
- a CDS encoding MarR family winged helix-turn-helix transcriptional regulator yields MTVGPLDQSAGYLLKRAATALRTAMDTALRPLDLTVPQYSCLEVLSQRPGLSNAELARAVFVTRQSMNLVLRGLQDRGLVTRPATAPQGRALPSTLTPAGRAQLRAASGLVREVQDRMLAPFSEAGRERLVHDLAACADALTPGE; encoded by the coding sequence ATGACGGTCGGACCACTGGACCAATCGGCGGGATACCTGCTGAAGCGGGCGGCGACGGCGCTCCGGACGGCGATGGACACCGCGTTGCGCCCCCTCGATCTGACCGTGCCGCAGTACTCCTGCCTCGAAGTGCTCTCGCAGCGACCTGGGCTGTCCAACGCGGAACTGGCCAGGGCCGTGTTCGTCACCCGGCAGTCGATGAACCTGGTCCTGCGCGGTCTGCAGGACCGCGGACTCGTCACCCGGCCGGCGACCGCGCCGCAAGGCCGCGCCCTGCCCAGCACGCTCACCCCCGCCGGACGCGCGCAGCTCCGCGCCGCGAGTGGCCTAGTGCGCGAGGTCCAGGACCGCATGCTCGCCCCGTTTTCGGAAGCGGGCCGGGAACGGCTCGTGCACGACCTCGCCGCCTGCGCCGACGCGCTCACACCCGGGGAATGA
- a CDS encoding helix-turn-helix domain-containing protein, whose amino-acid sequence MDGPGPLGDFLQARRARLRPEDVGLRDFGSRRRVAGLRREELAQLAGVSVSYYARLEQGMSRGASAEVLDAIARALRLDDHERGHLDRLAGAARRTPRARRPRPEKLHDETRDLLSTVDAPALVLGRRSDVLAWNALGHALLGGHLDFHAPEDPARRPNTSRMLFLDPHCQELYADRKRKIRAVVGSLRIAVGRYPDDPLLAELIGELSMKSPEFVALWSDHRVRPCDAESYELRHPVVGSVRVTQQTLSIARSPDQSLIVCTTRAGSSDEQALTLLRRAADMS is encoded by the coding sequence ATGGACGGACCTGGCCCGCTCGGCGACTTCCTGCAGGCACGACGGGCGCGGCTGCGGCCGGAAGACGTCGGCCTGCGCGACTTCGGATCGCGCCGCCGGGTGGCCGGGCTGCGCCGCGAGGAACTGGCCCAGCTCGCGGGCGTCAGCGTCTCCTACTACGCGCGGCTGGAACAGGGCATGTCCCGCGGCGCCTCGGCCGAGGTGCTGGACGCCATCGCCCGCGCGCTCCGGCTCGACGACCACGAACGCGGCCACCTCGACCGGCTCGCCGGCGCCGCCCGCCGCACCCCGCGGGCGCGCCGTCCGCGGCCCGAGAAGCTCCACGACGAGACACGGGACCTCTTGAGCACCGTCGACGCTCCCGCCCTGGTGCTCGGCCGCCGCTCCGACGTCCTGGCGTGGAACGCGCTCGGCCACGCCCTGCTGGGCGGGCATCTCGACTTCCACGCCCCGGAAGACCCGGCACGACGGCCGAACACGAGCCGGATGCTGTTCCTGGACCCGCACTGCCAGGAGCTGTACGCCGACCGGAAGCGGAAGATCCGCGCCGTGGTCGGCAGCCTCCGGATCGCCGTCGGCAGGTATCCCGACGACCCGCTGCTCGCGGAACTGATCGGCGAACTGTCGATGAAGAGCCCCGAGTTCGTCGCGCTGTGGAGCGACCATCGCGTGCGGCCCTGCGACGCCGAGTCCTACGAACTGCGCCATCCGGTCGTCGGTTCGGTCCGGGTGACCCAGCAGACGTTGTCGATCGCCCGCTCGCCGGACCAGTCGCTGATCGTGTGCACGACCCGGGCGGGCTCGTCGGACGAGCAGGCCCTCACGCTGCTCCGCCGGGCCGCGGATATGTCATGA
- a CDS encoding MBL fold metallo-hydrolase: MDEITIGDVTVTRVKEFYGSLGMTPAEFLPESPDGAWDEHRGWLAPDFWDPETNECHAALQSWLIRSEGRTILVDTGVGNHKDRPYAAVWNRLDTAYLDNLAAAGVRPEDVDVVVNTHLHIDHVGWNTRLDGRTWVPTFPNATYLMPRPDFDFWNPAEAHDSVLGRGNQNVFEDSVAPVHEAGLARLWDGTYRIDRNLRLDPAPGHTPGSSVLTLESGGERALFVGDLVHTALQIVEPDTNSPYCEDPAGSRATRHKLLGQAADGRALLFPAHFGAQGAVRVERRGSKFAIARWAAFSPLS, translated from the coding sequence ATGGACGAGATCACCATCGGAGACGTCACGGTCACCCGCGTCAAGGAGTTCTACGGTTCGCTCGGCATGACCCCGGCCGAATTCCTGCCGGAAAGCCCCGACGGAGCGTGGGACGAACACCGCGGCTGGCTGGCGCCCGATTTCTGGGACCCCGAGACCAACGAGTGCCACGCGGCGCTCCAGTCCTGGCTGATCCGCAGCGAAGGCCGCACGATCCTCGTCGACACCGGCGTCGGCAACCACAAGGACCGGCCGTACGCGGCGGTGTGGAACCGCCTCGACACCGCCTACCTCGACAACCTCGCGGCCGCCGGGGTGCGGCCCGAGGACGTCGACGTCGTGGTGAACACCCATCTGCACATCGACCACGTCGGCTGGAACACCCGGCTCGACGGCCGCACCTGGGTGCCGACCTTCCCGAACGCCACGTATCTGATGCCTCGGCCCGATTTCGACTTCTGGAATCCGGCCGAAGCGCACGATTCCGTGCTGGGACGCGGAAATCAGAACGTCTTCGAGGACAGCGTCGCGCCGGTCCACGAGGCGGGGCTGGCCCGGCTGTGGGACGGCACGTACCGGATCGACCGGAATCTGCGGCTGGATCCCGCGCCCGGTCACACGCCCGGCTCGTCCGTGCTCACCCTGGAATCGGGCGGGGAACGGGCGTTGTTCGTGGGCGATCTCGTGCACACCGCGCTGCAGATCGTGGAACCGGACACCAATTCGCCCTATTGCGAAGATCCGGCGGGATCACGGGCCACCCGGCACAAGCTGCTCGGCCAGGCCGCCGACGGCCGCGCGCTCCTATTCCCGGCGCATTTCGGTGCCCAGGGCGCTGTCCGGGTCGAGCGCCGCGGATCGAAGTTCGCGATCGCGCGGTGGGCCGCGTTCTCGCCGCTCTCCTGA
- a CDS encoding carboxylesterase/lipase family protein, with amino-acid sequence MYVQAETPAGAVRGSRDPFGELYRAIPYAAAPIGPGRFLPPAPHPGWSGVRDGTRPGPTAPQPVRDFGELDMTPYFGPGWVRGEEYLTVDVRTPAADDGRRPVMVFVHGGGFVTGSTRAALYDGRAFARDGVVLVTVNYRLGVPGFLDLEGAPPNRGLLDVLAALRWVRDTVAMFGGDPGDVTVFGQSAGATLTGALLATPEAKGLFRRAIVQSGSGTGAFTPEQAARVTAAAASALGAEPTARAFGAITDERFLQILPALAGLDLRTETAVDPLAGLSPFSLVLPVQPADGPLDGDVALLIGTNTEEGNLYGEPDLGRRLFGDGTERLARAHAALSSGHTHRYSFGYRSTASNGRLGAAHTVELPFVFDVADEPWLHGDTGLLGPDPVPDGLAARVHGAWVAFASTGDPGWGKDIVEFFG; translated from the coding sequence GTGTACGTGCAAGCAGAAACCCCGGCCGGTGCCGTCCGCGGCAGCCGTGATCCCTTCGGTGAGCTCTATCGCGCCATCCCGTACGCGGCGGCGCCGATCGGCCCCGGCCGTTTCCTCCCGCCGGCGCCGCATCCGGGCTGGTCCGGCGTCCGGGACGGGACGCGGCCAGGGCCGACGGCACCCCAGCCGGTACGCGACTTCGGCGAGCTCGACATGACGCCGTACTTCGGACCCGGCTGGGTGCGTGGCGAGGAGTACCTCACCGTCGACGTCCGGACACCGGCGGCGGACGACGGACGGCGTCCGGTCATGGTCTTCGTGCACGGCGGCGGTTTCGTCACCGGTTCCACTCGCGCCGCGCTCTACGACGGGAGGGCGTTCGCGCGCGACGGCGTCGTCCTGGTGACGGTGAACTACCGCCTCGGCGTCCCCGGTTTCCTCGATCTGGAAGGCGCTCCGCCCAACCGCGGCCTGCTCGACGTGCTCGCCGCGCTTCGCTGGGTGCGGGACACGGTCGCGATGTTCGGCGGCGATCCGGGCGACGTCACCGTGTTCGGGCAGTCCGCGGGGGCGACGCTCACCGGCGCGCTGCTCGCGACACCGGAGGCCAAGGGCCTGTTCCGCCGGGCGATCGTCCAGAGCGGCAGCGGAACCGGCGCCTTCACCCCGGAACAAGCGGCCAGGGTCACCGCGGCCGCCGCGTCGGCGCTGGGAGCCGAGCCCACCGCGCGGGCGTTCGGAGCGATCACGGACGAGCGGTTCCTGCAGATCCTGCCCGCGCTGGCCGGGCTCGATCTGCGGACCGAAACCGCCGTGGATCCCCTGGCCGGGCTGAGCCCGTTCAGCCTCGTCCTGCCGGTCCAGCCCGCGGACGGTCCTCTCGACGGGGATGTCGCGCTGCTCATCGGGACCAACACCGAGGAAGGAAACCTTTACGGCGAACCGGATCTCGGACGGAGGTTGTTCGGCGACGGCACCGAGCGGCTGGCGCGGGCGCACGCGGCGCTCTCGTCGGGGCACACCCACCGGTACTCGTTCGGCTATCGCTCGACGGCGTCGAACGGACGACTCGGCGCCGCCCACACCGTCGAGTTGCCGTTCGTCTTCGACGTCGCCGACGAGCCGTGGCTGCACGGGGACACCGGCCTGCTCGGCCCCGATCCCGTCCCGGACGGGCTCGCGGCCCGGGTGCACGGAGCGTGGGTCGCGTTCGCGAGTACGGGTGATCCCGGCTGGGGAAAGGACATCGTCGAGTTCTTCGGCTGA